A single window of Thalassomonas viridans DNA harbors:
- a CDS encoding SymE family type I addiction module toxin encodes MAEYHHTSLAPAKAKYPVIRHLTVLETTCESAVKVRGVGINYVPVNLEPCIIIRGKWLRQAGFATGQKVRITVNEQDLRITPKLPAAND; translated from the coding sequence ATGGCTGAATATCATCATACGTCACTTGCCCCGGCAAAAGCAAAATATCCGGTTATCCGCCACTTAACCGTACTGGAGACCACCTGCGAGTCCGCCGTGAAAGTGCGGGGCGTTGGCATCAACTATGTGCCGGTTAACCTTGAACCTTGCATTATTATCCGGGGCAAATGGCTGCGTCAGGCCGGTTTTGCCACAGGACAAAAGGTCAGGATCACTGTCAATGAGCAAGATTTAAGGATAACCCCCAAGCTGCCTGCAGCTAATGATTAA
- a CDS encoding helix-turn-helix domain-containing protein, producing the protein MGKVNLEDLLVFAITMATLGQIVLCVPLLLADANQSQAKLPLAAFFVATGVLATGPALLLLAPSWYSLYIAAVFPAWFLLGPSFYLYVQGLTSETPWKIQRKQLIHFIPAGFGLFITGLVLTLPLAQRQAIFIDGVEVDSGLPLLTVISVFLSVFVWIAQSAYYVARIVVRLARYRKRLKDLFANNDNRELSWLYALLFIIVVAWILSLLAFMSNLAVESTLTGRLEAIFSLILVWTLAYLGLKQKPGFEGRYDDNIEVKADDENGEQTNHETTDNKKYRRSALTEEQAQRIADKINAVMEQERLYLEPDLSLNKLAQHLAISPNYISQTLNETLNCNFFDFINQWRIKSAKPMIIENKANVLTVALEVGFNARSSFYKAFKKETGMTPGEFRKSHAESAISN; encoded by the coding sequence ATGGGGAAAGTGAACTTGGAAGATCTGCTGGTATTTGCCATTACCATGGCAACACTTGGACAAATAGTTCTATGTGTGCCCCTGCTGTTAGCAGATGCAAATCAAAGCCAAGCCAAACTGCCACTGGCTGCTTTCTTTGTTGCCACCGGTGTGCTGGCAACCGGCCCGGCATTGCTTTTGCTCGCACCTTCCTGGTACAGCTTATACATAGCAGCGGTGTTTCCCGCCTGGTTCCTGCTTGGGCCAAGCTTTTATCTTTATGTGCAAGGGCTTACCTCAGAGACTCCCTGGAAAATACAGCGTAAACAGCTTATTCACTTTATTCCCGCCGGTTTCGGCCTGTTCATCACAGGCTTGGTACTCACACTGCCGTTGGCCCAGCGGCAGGCCATTTTCATTGACGGTGTGGAGGTCGACTCCGGATTGCCCCTGCTCACTGTAATCAGCGTATTCCTGTCGGTGTTCGTTTGGATAGCACAGTCTGCCTATTATGTGGCCCGCATTGTGGTGCGCCTGGCCCGTTACCGGAAACGGTTGAAAGACCTGTTTGCCAACAACGATAACCGGGAGTTGAGCTGGCTATATGCCTTGCTGTTCATCATTGTCGTCGCCTGGATACTTTCCCTGCTGGCCTTTATGTCAAACCTGGCGGTGGAAAGTACCTTGACGGGCCGTCTCGAAGCGATATTTTCTCTGATACTGGTGTGGACCCTGGCCTACCTTGGCCTAAAACAAAAACCGGGATTTGAAGGGCGCTATGACGACAATATCGAGGTTAAAGCCGATGATGAAAATGGTGAGCAAACCAATCATGAAACCACTGACAACAAGAAGTACCGGCGCTCAGCATTAACTGAAGAACAGGCGCAGCGTATTGCCGATAAAATCAATGCGGTAATGGAACAGGAACGCCTCTACCTTGAGCCGGATCTGTCGTTGAATAAGCTGGCTCAACATCTGGCTATTTCCCCCAACTATATTTCACAGACGTTAAACGAAACCCTGAACTGCAACTTTTTCGATTTTATCAACCAGTGGCGCATCAAAAGCGCCAAGCCTATGATTATCGAAAACAAAGCCAATGTGTTAACCGTGGCGCTTGAGGTCGGCTTTAATGCCCGCTCGTCTTTTTATAAGGCATTTAAAAAAGAAACCGGTATGACGCCAGGCGAGTTCAGAAAATCACATGCCGAGAGCGCCATTAGCAATTGA